A single genomic interval of Mucilaginibacter robiniae harbors:
- a CDS encoding flippase, translating into MKKNYIYNLLLTVFNILFPILSFPYASRILGPTGIGKFQFITSFAQYFILVSNLGIPTYGTREIAKYKGNIEKQSKVFSELITIAFIMSMALTVIYVSVIGFLTYFQADRQLYLTAAVSVFLGFTTIDWLYTGLEEFRMIAIRSVAVKLISLILLYVFVKDSTDVIIYLYIGIFSSVANNAYNMVTVQSKVKITFKSLNLVQHIKPLLLIFGLYVATSMYTLLDVVLLGFLADPQAVGLYSAAVKLSKIAIPFVTSVGAVTLPKMAHQFATKNYNELQGLLDKSLHFILFFSIPSFVGLALLAPEFITLFSGKQFMAGTLSMQILALLPVLIGLGYFWGLQILIPAGRDKEMVYSVVGGMIVAISLNFLLVPKFRDVGASIANVVTELVVTLLYIYFVKKSYSFKFKWDTAYKATLTSLLFIPIVIAVRKLNISMPIITALSIIGCGATYLLVQWLVFKDHLVEQLYQSFLIKLKLKKIEAPE; encoded by the coding sequence ATGAAAAAAAATTACATATATAATCTACTGCTAACAGTATTTAATATATTATTCCCGATTTTAAGTTTTCCATATGCCTCACGTATTTTAGGTCCAACAGGAATTGGTAAATTCCAATTTATAACTTCATTTGCTCAGTATTTCATATTGGTCTCGAACTTGGGCATACCTACATATGGCACAAGGGAAATTGCCAAGTACAAAGGGAATATTGAAAAACAATCAAAAGTTTTCTCTGAGCTAATTACCATAGCATTTATTATGAGCATGGCGCTAACTGTAATATATGTTAGTGTCATTGGGTTTTTAACCTATTTTCAAGCAGACCGACAACTATATTTAACGGCAGCAGTCAGTGTTTTTTTAGGTTTTACTACCATCGATTGGCTTTATACTGGTTTAGAAGAGTTCAGAATGATTGCTATACGCTCTGTAGCTGTTAAGCTTATCTCTTTGATTTTGTTGTATGTTTTTGTTAAAGATAGTACTGATGTAATTATTTATTTATACATCGGCATCTTTTCATCTGTAGCTAACAATGCATACAACATGGTTACTGTACAATCTAAAGTTAAAATTACCTTCAAATCGTTAAATTTGGTACAGCATATAAAGCCATTGTTATTAATATTTGGCTTGTATGTAGCTACTAGTATGTACACATTGCTGGATGTGGTGTTATTAGGGTTTTTAGCCGATCCTCAGGCAGTCGGTTTATACTCTGCAGCTGTTAAGCTTTCTAAAATAGCTATACCCTTTGTTACCTCGGTAGGTGCTGTTACATTGCCAAAAATGGCTCATCAGTTTGCAACAAAAAATTATAACGAGCTACAAGGCCTGCTTGATAAATCTTTACACTTCATTTTGTTCTTTTCAATACCCTCATTTGTAGGGTTGGCTCTGCTAGCGCCAGAATTCATTACCTTATTTTCAGGTAAACAGTTTATGGCAGGTACCTTAAGTATGCAAATTTTAGCATTATTGCCCGTGCTTATTGGTTTAGGTTATTTCTGGGGGTTACAAATACTAATACCTGCCGGGCGAGATAAAGAAATGGTGTACTCGGTTGTTGGCGGCATGATAGTAGCTATTAGTCTGAACTTTTTATTAGTGCCGAAATTTCGTGATGTTGGCGCATCTATCGCCAATGTAGTTACTGAATTGGTTGTAACATTGTTGTACATATACTTTGTTAAAAAGAGTTACTCTTTCAAATTTAAATGGGATACAGCTTATAAGGCTACATTAACATCTTTGTTATTTATACCTATAGTTATAGCGGTCCGTAAATTAAATATTAGCATGCCGATTATTACAGCTCTGTCAATAATTGGTTGTGGTGCAACTTATTTGTTAGTGCAATGGTTGGTGTTTAAAGATCATCTCGTTGAACAATTATATCAGAGCTTTTTAATCAAACTTAAGTTAAAGAAAATAGAAGCTCCCGAATAG
- a CDS encoding glycosyltransferase: MISVIICSVSKSLREQILININETIGVEHEVIIIENEVYKYPIAKAYNIGAQKAKYPYLCFSHEDIKFHTQAWGKVLINDFLSSGARLIGVLGCAAKVNNPSSVHLANSGLNRQNHLQRQRDNSVSLVYENPYKETLAEVCTLDGMFIAATKSAWAETKFSEDYLHGFHGYDIDFSIKNFVLGKVVVTYNLLLEHFSFGSFNKGWVDTQRIITEKWKDKLPLLAPKVSQEQEDKAETLNLKDLIAILIDTDYNPLIQLKYIWRHFKRTPFEKVNLYYLRRVILRNKLNNALKNIAKTNHKNDLTVQ; the protein is encoded by the coding sequence ATGATTTCAGTAATTATATGTTCTGTAAGCAAAAGCTTAAGAGAGCAAATATTAATTAATATAAATGAAACTATAGGTGTAGAACATGAAGTAATCATCATTGAAAATGAGGTTTACAAGTATCCTATTGCTAAGGCCTATAACATAGGCGCTCAGAAAGCTAAATATCCATATTTATGCTTTAGCCATGAAGATATAAAATTTCATACCCAAGCATGGGGAAAAGTGCTCATTAATGATTTTTTATCTTCAGGTGCCAGGTTGATAGGTGTATTAGGTTGCGCTGCAAAAGTTAATAATCCTAGTAGTGTACATTTGGCAAATTCAGGCTTAAACAGGCAAAATCATTTACAGCGTCAACGTGATAACAGCGTATCTTTAGTTTATGAAAATCCTTATAAAGAAACCTTAGCCGAAGTATGTACTTTAGATGGAATGTTTATTGCAGCAACTAAATCTGCTTGGGCAGAAACTAAGTTTTCAGAAGATTATTTACATGGTTTTCATGGATACGATATTGATTTTTCAATAAAAAACTTTGTTTTAGGGAAAGTAGTAGTCACCTATAATCTTTTGTTAGAACATTTCTCATTCGGATCTTTCAATAAAGGATGGGTTGATACACAGCGTATAATAACAGAAAAGTGGAAAGATAAACTTCCTTTATTGGCACCGAAAGTTTCACAAGAACAAGAAGATAAAGCCGAAACTTTAAATCTAAAAGATTTAATAGCTATTCTTATTGATACAGATTATAATCCGCTAATTCAATTAAAATATATCTGGCGTCATTTCAAAAGGACGCCGTTTGAAAAGGTTAATTTATATTATTTACGGAGAGTTATTTTAAGGAATAAATTAAACAACGCTCTAAAAAATATTGCAAAAACTAATCATAAGAATGATTTAACTGTGCAATAA
- a CDS encoding beta-1,6-N-acetylglucosaminyltransferase, with translation MLNYIVLTSKIYIIFAVQNFISLTLTSIIYIMRIAILMLAHKNIEQLDRLLNRLTQDFDVYLHLDQKWQINEKHFDKYTNVFLTKRYTINWGSYQQVQADAELFTQAFKKNYDYYLLISGQDIPIKSNKQIITFLEENKNVSFVDHEAFPKKAWANAFDGGYTRVIYYYGFDFKKNFTGLVLKKALALVRHIQKLTGIKRKLQPLKYYGGWNWVNLNRSAMTHIVTYLEKHPEFLESFKYTLCGDEVWIQTVLMNSDNKVINKELRYTEWIPGAENPKTITMQSFDNIKTSEALFARKFEPDVDAAIIDKVYELTA, from the coding sequence TTGCTTAACTATATTGTTCTGACTAGTAAAATTTATATCATCTTCGCTGTACAAAACTTTATATCACTTACTCTTACATCTATTATTTATATAATGAGAATTGCAATATTAATGTTAGCTCACAAAAACATTGAACAATTGGATAGGTTACTCAACAGATTAACCCAAGATTTTGATGTTTACCTGCATTTAGACCAGAAGTGGCAAATTAACGAAAAACACTTTGATAAATATACCAATGTATTTCTAACAAAACGATATACTATCAATTGGGGCAGTTACCAACAAGTACAAGCTGATGCTGAATTATTTACTCAAGCTTTTAAGAAAAATTATGATTACTATCTACTTATTAGTGGTCAGGACATTCCAATCAAATCAAATAAACAGATTATTACATTTTTAGAAGAAAACAAAAATGTAAGTTTTGTTGATCATGAAGCCTTTCCTAAAAAGGCATGGGCCAATGCTTTTGATGGTGGTTATACCAGGGTTATATATTATTATGGTTTCGATTTTAAAAAGAATTTTACTGGCCTTGTACTTAAAAAAGCGCTTGCATTAGTTAGGCATATTCAGAAGTTAACAGGTATTAAGCGCAAATTACAACCTTTAAAGTATTATGGTGGCTGGAACTGGGTTAACTTGAACCGATCAGCCATGACACATATTGTAACTTACCTGGAAAAACATCCAGAGTTTTTAGAATCATTTAAGTACACACTATGTGGTGATGAAGTTTGGATACAAACTGTATTGATGAATTCTGATAATAAAGTTATCAATAAAGAACTACGCTATACAGAATGGATACCTGGTGCTGAAAACCCCAAAACAATCACTATGCAGTCTTTTGATAATATTAAAACATCTGAAGCGTTGTTTGCCAGAAAATTTGAGCCAGATGTTGATGCAGCTATCATTGACAAAGTTTATGAACTAACAGCATAG
- a CDS encoding glycosyltransferase family 2 protein, with protein sequence MPKLSVILPVYNTEKYIKEAVDSILNQTYKDFELIVLNDASTDGTLGILQQYQDTRLKVITNEQNLKVVKTLNKGLDLAQGEYIARMDADDISHPQRFEKQIQFLEQHPDVDFVGSWVQTFGSESNIMRAATEHEHIKVRLFFLNPIFHPVVMFRRESFEKHGLRYDEHFTNAEDYGMWVKAIDHIKFANVPEILLKYRVHSFNVSVIKASNRAVLDEIHYNMYQYFLKKLGILSYTEHELLMHRKLGLVEVEALNLNQLNEYLQWLKKLVLANNQSGYFDKKFFNMVVLSYLLYVVRKAKPSGPAFKLGLKTFNSIFNIADLVSFVVSRARVNLMRPDTF encoded by the coding sequence ATGCCTAAATTAAGCGTAATTCTCCCTGTTTACAATACAGAAAAATATATTAAAGAAGCTGTTGATAGTATATTAAATCAAACCTATAAAGATTTTGAACTTATAGTTCTAAATGATGCTTCAACTGACGGGACGCTTGGAATACTACAACAATATCAAGATACCCGATTAAAAGTTATTACCAACGAGCAAAACTTAAAGGTAGTTAAAACATTAAACAAAGGGCTTGACTTGGCTCAGGGAGAATATATAGCACGCATGGATGCGGATGATATATCTCATCCGCAACGATTTGAAAAACAAATTCAGTTTTTAGAACAACACCCTGATGTTGATTTTGTAGGCAGCTGGGTGCAAACGTTTGGTTCAGAAAGTAATATCATGCGTGCCGCTACCGAACATGAACATATCAAAGTACGGCTATTTTTCCTAAATCCTATATTTCACCCGGTAGTAATGTTCAGGCGGGAAAGTTTTGAAAAGCATGGGTTAAGATATGATGAACATTTTACTAATGCAGAAGATTATGGCATGTGGGTGAAAGCAATAGATCACATCAAGTTTGCTAATGTCCCGGAGATATTGTTAAAATATCGTGTTCATAGTTTTAACGTTTCTGTTATCAAAGCAAGTAATAGGGCTGTATTAGATGAGATACACTATAATATGTATCAATATTTCTTAAAAAAGCTAGGTATACTATCTTATACAGAGCATGAATTACTTATGCACAGAAAGTTGGGCCTGGTTGAAGTAGAAGCTTTAAATTTAAACCAACTAAATGAATATCTACAATGGTTAAAAAAGCTTGTTTTAGCTAACAATCAATCAGGATACTTCGATAAGAAATTTTTTAACATGGTGGTTTTGTCTTACTTGTTATACGTAGTAAGAAAAGCTAAGCCATCAGGACCGGCATTCAAATTGGGACTTAAAACATTTAACTCAATTTTTAATATCGCGGATTTAGTTAGCTTTGTTGTCAGTAGGGCACGTGTAAACTTAATGCGTCCGGATACATTTTAA
- the glf gene encoding UDP-galactopyranose mutase — protein METTKTYDYLIVGAGLFGSVFAHEAKQRGKKCLIIDKRSHAGGNVYCENVEGINVHKYGAHIFHTNDKHIWEYVNSFVEFNRYTNSPVAVYKDELYNLPFNMNTFYQLWKVRTPEEAKAKIQSQIDQLNIKEPANLEEQALSLVGTDIYEKLIKGYTEKQWGRPATELPAFIIKRLPVRFTYDNNYFNDKYQGIPIGGYNKLTEALTEGVEIKLNVDFFKNREEWESQADTVVFTGNIDQYYNYQFGQLQYRSLNFEHQTLETDNYQGNAVVNYNEREVPYTRVIEHKHFEFGTQPKTVITKEYPQEWTAEKEPYYPINDTRNNDIYKNYKDLADQESKVIFGGRLAEYKYYDMHQIIGSALKKVKDVFQD, from the coding sequence ATGGAAACTACCAAAACCTATGATTATCTAATAGTAGGCGCTGGCTTATTTGGGTCAGTATTTGCACATGAAGCTAAACAGCGTGGCAAAAAGTGTTTGATTATCGACAAGCGGTCACATGCAGGCGGCAATGTGTATTGTGAAAATGTAGAAGGAATTAATGTACATAAATATGGTGCGCATATTTTCCATACTAATGATAAGCATATTTGGGAATACGTAAATTCATTTGTAGAATTTAACCGTTATACGAACAGCCCTGTAGCAGTATATAAAGATGAGCTTTATAACTTACCTTTTAATATGAATACTTTCTATCAATTATGGAAAGTACGTACACCTGAAGAAGCTAAAGCTAAAATTCAATCGCAAATTGATCAATTAAATATTAAAGAACCGGCTAATTTAGAAGAGCAAGCTCTATCACTTGTTGGAACCGATATTTACGAGAAGTTAATTAAAGGCTATACTGAAAAGCAATGGGGCCGCCCAGCTACTGAGTTGCCAGCGTTTATTATTAAGCGTTTACCAGTACGTTTTACTTACGATAACAACTACTTTAACGATAAATATCAGGGTATTCCTATTGGGGGATATAATAAACTGACCGAGGCTTTAACTGAAGGCGTTGAAATAAAACTGAATGTAGATTTTTTCAAAAACCGTGAAGAGTGGGAGAGCCAAGCTGATACAGTGGTATTTACCGGCAACATCGACCAATATTATAATTATCAATTTGGCCAGTTACAGTATCGCAGTTTAAATTTTGAACACCAAACTTTAGAAACGGATAATTACCAAGGTAATGCGGTGGTGAATTACAACGAGCGTGAAGTACCCTATACCCGTGTTATTGAGCATAAGCATTTCGAATTTGGTACACAGCCAAAAACAGTTATTACCAAAGAATATCCGCAGGAGTGGACAGCCGAGAAAGAGCCTTACTATCCAATAAATGATACCAGGAATAATGATATCTACAAAAATTACAAGGATTTGGCCGATCAGGAAAGCAAAGTTATTTTTGGGGGGCGTTTAGCCGAATACAAGTATTATGATATGCACCAGATTATTGGTTCGGCTTTGAAAAAAGTGAAAGATGTTTTTCAAGACTAA
- a CDS encoding glycosyltransferase family 4 protein has protein sequence MIKIGVDGRLLQGKLTGVGKYVLNLLNYICDNTESIIFSIYTNKPLECSLRADKITVYQDNARMGKIKPMVWSKLLSFRLINQDKPDIFFAGDAFVPLFIKAQKIVSVVHDLNAIIAPETMSRLRLVTDKLFFEKDIKKASVIITNSYGTADKLKQYHHIDTTLVVHPIMDKPYKVIEDGLVQEKLKSLNINYPYLLTVSTQEPRKNMDKTIKAFINLKVREQLKPYKLLLVGSKGWKAEHIQSMIQSYPGEVMSLGYVSDELMPYLYNGAKLFVFPSSYEGFGMPAREAMLCGTNVVVTDIPELREATFEKGAYINPENSKEFEDCIVHVIESGNIINQNTLNNTDQLSLLIGTLESLG, from the coding sequence ATGATAAAAATTGGCGTTGATGGCCGTCTGTTACAAGGCAAACTTACTGGTGTAGGAAAGTATGTGTTAAACTTGCTAAATTACATATGTGACAATACTGAAAGCATAATATTTAGCATATACACCAATAAGCCTTTGGAGTGTAGCTTAAGAGCAGATAAAATAACTGTTTACCAGGATAATGCGCGCATGGGTAAAATAAAACCCATGGTATGGTCAAAATTATTATCCTTCAGGCTAATCAATCAAGATAAACCCGATATTTTTTTTGCGGGAGATGCTTTTGTGCCACTGTTTATCAAAGCCCAAAAGATAGTTTCGGTAGTGCATGATTTAAATGCAATTATAGCACCCGAAACTATGAGCCGGTTGAGGTTAGTTACAGATAAACTATTTTTTGAAAAGGATATCAAAAAAGCCTCTGTTATTATTACTAATTCTTACGGAACAGCGGATAAACTGAAGCAGTATCACCATATTGATACTACGTTGGTTGTACATCCTATTATGGATAAGCCATACAAGGTGATAGAAGATGGTCTTGTTCAGGAAAAGCTGAAATCGTTAAATATTAACTATCCTTATCTTTTAACGGTATCTACTCAAGAGCCACGTAAAAATATGGATAAAACCATCAAAGCTTTTATCAACTTAAAAGTTAGGGAGCAACTTAAACCCTATAAGCTTTTATTAGTGGGTTCAAAAGGATGGAAGGCTGAACATATCCAAAGCATGATTCAGTCATATCCGGGAGAGGTAATGAGCTTAGGTTATGTATCTGACGAATTAATGCCTTATCTTTACAACGGTGCAAAGCTCTTTGTTTTCCCATCAAGCTACGAAGGATTTGGAATGCCCGCACGTGAAGCTATGCTATGTGGTACAAATGTCGTAGTAACTGATATTCCTGAATTGAGAGAAGCTACATTTGAGAAAGGAGCTTATATTAATCCGGAAAACAGCAAAGAATTTGAGGATTGTATTGTGCACGTAATTGAATCAGGTAATATAATTAACCAAAATACATTAAATAACACTGATCAGTTATCATTGTTAATTGGTACTTTGGAAAGCTTGGGATAG
- a CDS encoding O-antigen polymerase has translation MENYDFFYGIIRISPVLMTVDIVLIIAFFVSWYFSYKRTGWLIDFWHFSLFMSYFFTFLLMYPFASAIPNVLTIGERNLALAQRSIDASFFITLTGFLSIFVGGTIFRIYSYKHPINWFLMMPLKLSIGYMTESIIKSKIIPSVLIAIYIALLTFVLLLAFRAGMINNPRGYFLLNEGLRPVFNLTNSIGGIASGLILARIFVFNKRYDKVLFAVFIAATLFIGSRGGAVGPLLGYFTNWIYFRKHGRIKLITLAIAGVGALSLITLLSFFRSGSGGAGILAEIFYGNSFSDVRDLSWVLSLWDGNYFYGKTYLAAFMSFIPSSLSAYRTRWSIGKVTATMAGYSITEHPGIRPGTFGEVYLNFGIIGVIILGILMGYSMRYIDKKIKTAAVTGNNMAVFVAFTAGGFIGSLPITAGFFGFYLNFIIFGVLFLFNLALKHAKQTSEKPTLALNTESSGAVI, from the coding sequence ATGGAAAATTATGATTTCTTTTATGGTATAATCAGAATTAGCCCCGTGCTAATGACTGTTGATATTGTTCTAATTATAGCTTTTTTTGTTTCTTGGTATTTTTCTTATAAAAGAACAGGTTGGTTAATTGACTTCTGGCATTTTTCGTTGTTCATGAGTTACTTTTTTACCTTCCTGCTTATGTATCCGTTTGCATCAGCTATTCCTAATGTACTTACCATAGGCGAACGTAATTTAGCTTTGGCACAAAGAAGTATCGATGCCTCATTCTTCATTACATTAACCGGATTTTTAAGCATTTTTGTAGGGGGAACTATCTTTAGAATATATTCTTATAAGCATCCGATTAACTGGTTTTTGATGATGCCTTTAAAGCTCAGCATAGGCTATATGACTGAATCGATAATAAAAAGTAAAATCATTCCATCTGTGTTAATTGCTATTTACATAGCATTACTAACATTTGTACTCCTGTTGGCTTTTCGGGCAGGAATGATTAACAATCCTAGAGGGTATTTTTTATTGAATGAAGGATTAAGACCTGTTTTCAATTTAACCAATTCTATCGGAGGCATAGCAAGTGGTTTGATTCTGGCGCGAATATTTGTGTTTAATAAACGATATGATAAAGTCTTATTTGCCGTTTTTATTGCAGCAACGCTTTTTATTGGTTCAAGGGGCGGTGCTGTTGGGCCTTTATTGGGATATTTCACTAATTGGATTTACTTTAGAAAACATGGTCGGATTAAGTTGATCACCTTAGCCATAGCTGGGGTTGGCGCGTTATCATTAATAACACTTTTAAGTTTTTTCCGGTCGGGTAGTGGTGGTGCTGGTATTTTGGCTGAAATATTTTATGGTAACTCGTTTTCTGATGTAAGGGACCTATCTTGGGTATTGTCCTTATGGGATGGTAATTATTTTTATGGAAAAACTTACCTAGCTGCATTCATGTCTTTCATACCGAGTAGTTTATCTGCTTACCGTACCAGATGGTCAATTGGAAAAGTAACCGCTACAATGGCAGGCTATAGCATAACTGAACACCCTGGCATAAGGCCTGGTACCTTTGGTGAGGTATACTTAAATTTTGGTATTATAGGTGTAATCATATTGGGTATATTAATGGGCTACTCTATGCGGTATATTGATAAAAAAATCAAAACTGCTGCTGTTACAGGAAATAATATGGCTGTTTTTGTTGCTTTCACCGCAGGTGGATTTATTGGCTCGCTACCTATAACCGCTGGATTTTTTGGATTTTACTTAAACTTCATAATTTTTGGAGTTCTATTTCTGTTTAATCTAGCTTTAAAACATGCTAAACAAACTTCTGAAAAGCCAACTTTAGCTTTGAATACTGAAAGTAGCGGAGCTGTAATTTAA
- a CDS encoding glycosyltransferase family 4 protein, which translates to MHLVVDARMIDASGIGVYLKNILGGLIGTCQITLLGDPAKLTQFQRQVSIIPFYEPIYSIKEQLGLRKLIPSCDLFWSPHYNVPLLPIKGKKRVVTIHDVYHLAFSSQLSLPQRVYAKLVISAAVKLSKRIITVSNFSKNELIKYTAVPATKINVVHNGVNSDAKIGNINELQFKYKLPKQYLLYVGNVKPHKNLRKLLEAYLLLDKALQEQYKVVIVGKKDGFITGDTALFNWIEEQPGLANKIIFTGFVADEDMNSLYHYASVFVFPSIYEGFGLPSLEAMVNNCPVAVSNASCLPEVCGNAAVYFDPLNAQNIADSITRILTDDQLKNELVAAGKKHVAEFTWQQAIKQHISIFNELLS; encoded by the coding sequence ATGCATTTGGTTGTTGATGCTCGTATGATCGATGCTTCTGGTATCGGCGTTTATCTAAAAAATATTTTGGGTGGTTTAATAGGTACTTGTCAAATTACTTTACTAGGTGATCCAGCGAAGCTTACTCAATTTCAACGCCAAGTAAGTATAATTCCCTTTTATGAACCTATATACTCTATTAAAGAGCAATTAGGATTAAGAAAACTAATTCCAAGTTGCGATTTGTTTTGGTCGCCACATTATAATGTTCCATTACTACCTATAAAAGGAAAAAAGAGGGTTGTTACAATTCATGATGTATATCATTTAGCATTTAGTAGTCAGTTAAGCTTGCCTCAACGAGTATATGCCAAGCTGGTAATTAGTGCAGCAGTCAAGTTAAGCAAGCGCATTATAACTGTTTCTAACTTTTCAAAAAACGAACTTATAAAATATACTGCGGTACCTGCAACAAAAATAAATGTTGTTCATAATGGAGTAAATAGTGATGCTAAAATTGGTAATATAAATGAACTCCAATTCAAGTATAAGTTACCCAAGCAGTACTTGTTATATGTGGGTAATGTAAAGCCGCATAAAAATTTAAGAAAGCTTCTAGAGGCATATTTATTACTAGATAAAGCCCTGCAAGAGCAATATAAGGTGGTGATTGTGGGCAAAAAGGACGGCTTTATAACAGGAGATACTGCTTTATTTAACTGGATAGAAGAACAACCTGGTTTAGCAAACAAAATTATTTTTACTGGATTTGTAGCTGATGAAGACATGAATAGCTTATATCACTATGCTTCTGTCTTTGTATTCCCTTCTATATATGAAGGCTTTGGTCTGCCATCACTAGAGGCTATGGTTAACAATTGCCCGGTAGCAGTATCTAACGCAAGCTGCCTTCCTGAAGTATGTGGTAATGCTGCTGTATACTTTGATCCGCTAAATGCTCAAAATATAGCTGATTCAATAACTCGTATTTTAACGGATGATCAATTGAAAAATGAATTGGTAGCTGCAGGCAAAAAGCATGTGGCTGAATTTACCTGGCAACAAGCTATTAAGCAACATATCAGTATTTTCAACGAGCTTCTATCATGA
- a CDS encoding glycosyltransferase family 4 protein, which translates to MKVALVHEWLTIIGGSENVFKEIASLFPDADIYTLVAQPETIQKLGLQNHRVTTSFIQSLPFAKTRYRTYLPLFPLAVEQFDLASYDLIISSSHAVAKGVLTHSGQVHVCYCHSPIRYAWDLHHQYLKAAGLQTGVKGMLAKLILHRIRTWDIISVNRVDYFIANSKYIGKRIKKLYNRESEVIYPNVATEDFGMVTDKDDYYFTCSRFVPYKNIDLIVQAFAGMPDKKLFVIGDGPDFNRVKKLAAPNTILLGYKPFNELKQYLSKAKAFVFAAEEDFGILPVEAQACGTPVIAYGKGGALETVVENVTGIFFKEPNVESIQKAVKYFDNNDKIFDPKVIAEHAAQFSTARFKQQFSSFLENINTIKNT; encoded by the coding sequence TTGAAAGTAGCATTAGTACATGAATGGCTAACCATTATTGGTGGCTCGGAAAATGTTTTTAAAGAGATAGCCTCATTATTTCCTGATGCTGATATCTATACCTTGGTTGCACAACCAGAAACTATTCAAAAGCTGGGTTTACAAAATCATCGTGTTACCACTTCATTTATACAATCATTACCCTTTGCCAAAACCAGGTATAGGACATATCTACCCTTATTTCCTTTAGCTGTAGAACAGTTCGATCTGGCATCCTATGATCTGATTATTTCTTCTTCACACGCGGTAGCTAAAGGAGTACTAACACATTCAGGGCAAGTGCATGTTTGTTACTGCCATTCGCCAATCCGTTATGCCTGGGATTTGCATCATCAATATTTGAAAGCAGCCGGCTTGCAAACGGGGGTTAAAGGTATGCTGGCTAAACTCATACTTCATCGCATACGTACCTGGGATATTATCAGTGTAAACCGTGTCGATTACTTTATAGCTAATTCTAAATACATTGGCAAGCGTATAAAAAAGCTATACAACCGTGAAAGCGAAGTAATATATCCTAATGTAGCTACCGAAGATTTTGGAATGGTTACAGATAAAGATGATTATTACTTTACCTGTTCAAGGTTTGTGCCTTATAAGAACATTGATCTCATAGTACAAGCTTTTGCCGGCATGCCCGATAAAAAGCTTTTTGTAATAGGGGATGGGCCAGACTTCAATCGGGTTAAAAAGCTGGCAGCACCTAATACTATACTGTTAGGTTACAAGCCTTTTAATGAATTGAAACAATATTTATCAAAAGCAAAAGCCTTTGTATTTGCAGCAGAGGAGGATTTTGGCATATTGCCAGTTGAGGCACAAGCCTGCGGTACTCCGGTAATAGCTTATGGAAAAGGTGGAGCTTTAGAGACAGTTGTTGAAAACGTAACGGGTATTTTTTTTAAAGAACCCAATGTAGAATCAATACAAAAAGCTGTAAAATATTTTGATAATAATGATAAAATATTTGATCCTAAAGTTATTGCTGAACATGCAGCTCAGTTTTCAACAGCAAGGTTCAAACAACAGTTTAGCTCGTTTCTTGAGAACATTAATACTATAAAGAATACTTGA